Proteins found in one Streptococcus anginosus subsp. whileyi MAS624 genomic segment:
- a CDS encoding energy-coupling factor transporter transmembrane component T, with the protein MKKEETNVLALLLLLIVLTLEISFVRLTWLNCTIVAGTLTYLIYIRKWWGILWVFLLPLLPALANFWAIQLHGDKSQAIVLFTRSFALAALGMTFLYGVNLNQLLRYWHQKGLPSHFTYGLLVVLNAIPVIQKEIQAVREASLLRDKTLHFWSPIFYIKAIFIAFNWRDSYVEAMYAHGFDETVKRSYYRHFKTPKSASLVCFLTFLIINLTLFIPK; encoded by the coding sequence ATGAAAAAAGAAGAAACAAATGTCCTAGCACTCTTGCTCCTTCTCATTGTATTGACGCTAGAAATTTCCTTTGTCCGATTAACATGGCTCAACTGCACTATTGTCGCAGGAACACTTACCTACCTTATTTATATTAGGAAATGGTGGGGCATTCTCTGGGTGTTCCTTCTGCCATTACTTCCGGCGTTAGCAAATTTCTGGGCTATTCAGCTTCACGGTGACAAAAGTCAAGCGATTGTTCTTTTTACACGTTCTTTTGCTTTAGCGGCTCTGGGAATGACCTTTTTATACGGCGTCAATCTCAATCAACTCTTGCGCTACTGGCATCAAAAAGGACTTCCGAGTCATTTTACCTACGGGCTGCTCGTTGTCTTAAACGCTATTCCAGTTATTCAAAAAGAAATCCAAGCTGTTCGCGAAGCTAGTCTCTTGCGAGATAAAACCTTGCATTTCTGGTCACCAATCTTTTATATCAAAGCAATTTTTATCGCTTTCAACTGGCGAGATTCCTATGTGGAAGCTATGTACGCCCACGGATTTGATGAGACTGTCAAGCGAAGCTATTACCGACATTTTAAAACACCAAAAAGTGCAAGCCTTGTCTGTTTCTTGACTTTCCTCATCATCAATTTAACCCTTTTTATCCCAAAGTAA
- a CDS encoding ABC transporter permease, translated as MFHTIQADFYRFFRSKGFWITEFFFIITLLSGVLYGVMGNVGVHTDTKALNALEKKSSWTGFEAITKTSGNFSNTIIFIIILVVLLIGIDLTQKLYKNSITSGISRTEFYLSKLFVLASLIVLQLILTYSSFIPATLINGMGTAPKHFLSNFLITIGVQFICTLAWVSLVSFVLYATNSIIAAIFTYFVGVSLLSLPTAFYPDIDWLKYLNMQFYFDMVSKQDMVFKTIIIALLITLLFTFSGLQVFKRKDL; from the coding sequence ATGTTCCACACAATTCAAGCAGACTTTTATCGTTTCTTTCGCTCAAAGGGTTTTTGGATTACGGAGTTCTTCTTTATCATCACACTATTATCCGGTGTGCTCTATGGTGTTATGGGGAATGTAGGGGTACATACAGACACAAAAGCTTTAAACGCATTGGAGAAGAAGAGTAGTTGGACTGGTTTTGAAGCTATCACTAAAACTTCTGGTAATTTTAGTAATACTATTATTTTTATTATCATCCTTGTTGTTTTATTAATTGGAATTGATCTTACTCAAAAATTATATAAAAATTCTATTACTAGCGGTATCTCACGAACAGAATTCTATTTGTCTAAGTTATTTGTTCTGGCAAGTCTCATCGTACTTCAATTGATTCTAACCTATTCCTCATTTATTCCTGCTACACTCATCAATGGCATGGGAACCGCACCCAAACATTTCCTTTCTAATTTTCTCATTACGATAGGGGTTCAATTTATTTGTACCCTAGCTTGGGTTAGCCTTGTTTCTTTCGTACTGTATGCTACAAATTCTATTATAGCTGCTATTTTCACCTATTTTGTCGGTGTTTCCCTGCTAAGTCTACCAACTGCCTTTTACCCAGATATTGACTGGTTGAAATACTTGAACATGCAATTCTATTTTGACATGGTTTCTAAACAGGATATGGTATTCAAAACCATAATAATTGCTCTTCTCATCACACTTCTTTTTACATTTAGTGGTTTGCAAGTGTTTAAAAGAAAAGATTTATAA
- a CDS encoding response regulator transcription factor has protein sequence MATILIIEDNNDIHELLKDLFETEHRVFSAYSGTEGLLVFAQEKIDLVLLDIMLPGKNGDQVLAEIRKSSQIPVVMLTALGEKPLVSQYLLDGANDYIVKPFDLDELFARVTVQLRNHLSQEQSTEIQRIKNIRLSPDTFEVVNGEKRVRLGKKEYQIFQTLLCHPKKIYTKEELFELIWEEAYLPGDNTLNTHLSNLRKKLAQVDDSEEYIETIWGLGVRLKED, from the coding sequence ATGGCTACTATTTTAATCATCGAAGATAATAACGATATTCATGAATTGTTAAAAGATTTGTTTGAAACTGAACACAGAGTTTTCTCAGCTTATTCTGGAACGGAAGGACTGCTTGTTTTTGCGCAGGAAAAGATTGATTTGGTGCTGCTGGACATTATGCTGCCAGGGAAAAACGGTGATCAGGTCTTGGCAGAAATTCGCAAAAGCAGTCAGATTCCAGTGGTCATGCTGACAGCTTTGGGTGAGAAACCGCTGGTTAGTCAATATCTGCTAGATGGTGCCAATGACTATATTGTCAAACCATTCGATCTGGACGAGCTTTTTGCACGTGTGACCGTGCAGCTTCGCAACCACCTTTCACAAGAGCAATCGACGGAAATTCAAAGAATAAAAAATATCCGTCTTTCACCAGATACATTTGAAGTGGTCAATGGCGAGAAACGGGTTCGTTTGGGGAAGAAGGAGTATCAGATATTTCAAACCTTGCTTTGTCACCCTAAGAAGATTTACACAAAGGAAGAACTGTTTGAGTTGATTTGGGAAGAGGCATATTTGCCAGGAGACAACACGCTCAACACTCATCTCAGCAATCTTCGCAAGAAATTGGCACAAGTAGATGATTCGGAAGAATATATCGAAACGATTTGGGGACTGGGTGTACGACTTAAGGAGGACTGA
- a CDS encoding ATP-binding cassette domain-containing protein has translation METVVNVKHISKRFGQQLALNDVSLTVKQGEIYGLIGKNGAGKTTLIKVITQLIQPNSGTVALFGSSNNSEWTHALKRVGSVIEAPAAYNHLTAYENLNYCCKIRHIPNTDKVIQETLSYVGLTNTGKKKFRDFSLGMKQRLGIAIALLSKPDLMILDEPINGLDPVGIKEFRQLVQRLNEELNMTFIISSHILSELYLVATKFGIIENGHLIKEITKVEFEEDNEDYIVLKTNNLAEASKILHDQLGYRLKVVNATDELHIFTHSHEINKIVQTLGAENVTINEIYYARQDLEKYFTDLVE, from the coding sequence ATGGAAACTGTTGTAAATGTGAAACACATCAGCAAGAGATTTGGACAACAACTCGCTTTGAATGATGTCAGTCTCACCGTGAAGCAAGGAGAAATTTACGGGCTAATTGGGAAAAATGGAGCTGGTAAGACAACGCTTATCAAAGTGATTACCCAGCTGATTCAGCCCAATAGCGGTACGGTCGCTCTCTTTGGCTCTTCTAATAACTCCGAATGGACGCACGCTCTCAAGCGAGTTGGTTCTGTCATTGAAGCACCCGCTGCTTACAATCACTTGACGGCCTATGAAAACTTAAACTATTGTTGCAAGATACGGCATATCCCAAATACGGATAAGGTTATCCAAGAAACTCTCTCTTACGTGGGCTTGACCAATACTGGCAAGAAAAAATTCCGAGATTTTTCTCTTGGCATGAAACAGCGTTTGGGCATTGCCATTGCTCTTCTGTCAAAACCTGATTTAATGATTTTGGATGAACCGATTAACGGGCTTGACCCTGTCGGAATCAAAGAATTCCGCCAGTTGGTGCAACGCCTCAATGAAGAATTGAATATGACCTTCATCATTTCCAGTCATATTTTAAGTGAACTATACTTGGTCGCTACAAAATTCGGCATCATTGAAAATGGTCATCTCATCAAAGAAATTACGAAAGTAGAATTTGAAGAAGATAATGAAGATTATATCGTTTTGAAAACAAATAATCTTGCTGAAGCAAGCAAAATTCTTCACGATCAACTAGGCTACCGCCTCAAAGTTGTAAATGCAACAGACGAGCTGCATATTTTCACTCACTCGCACGAAATCAACAAGATTGTTCAAACGCTAGGGGCAGAGAATGTTACCATTAACGAAATTTACTATGCTCGCCAAGATTTAGAAAAATACTTTACAGATTTGGTAGAATAG
- a CDS encoding ATP-binding cassette domain-containing protein → MKLALEHIYFRDVFKNLTFAFETGKMTLLIGDTGAGKSTLFRILTNFNELDFSGEVKLGDTLLSHLPIHKRVTYLSMMFQNPSRQFTMPTLYEELIFTLENLQTPADQIDEKIQHAIALGKVEHLLHRDFLTLSGGEKQQVSLAVLLAMDSQIILLDEPFASVDQIARKRLIHLLADLTKMGKTVILCDHDRSLYADYVDCLVELKNGEIFERDVALLKKELPSYQLARENTQRNPLLQLQHVSCQFDKKILFTIEDFTFQQGITTLIGANGVGKSTLFRAILQLQKYKGSMRYQGRKIKKNKKLYRHITAVVQDAEKQFIRTTPAEELNLPFLSSENQAKVQEALDLFGLEDKMDSGLFHLSGGQKKIIQLLAILTLENPVILMDEPFTGLDKKACDFFANWIKEKAAQQSFIIISHRLEPLDGISDHLVELTSHGLTERRAL, encoded by the coding sequence ATGAAACTAGCATTAGAGCACATTTATTTTAGAGATGTCTTTAAAAATTTAACCTTCGCCTTTGAAACAGGCAAAATGACACTCTTAATTGGCGATACCGGTGCTGGCAAATCAACCCTTTTTCGGATTTTAACGAATTTCAACGAACTAGACTTCTCTGGAGAGGTCAAACTAGGTGATACACTACTATCTCATTTACCTATTCATAAACGAGTCACCTACCTCAGCATGATGTTTCAAAATCCAAGCCGTCAATTCACCATGCCAACTCTTTATGAAGAATTGATTTTTACCTTGGAAAATCTCCAGACACCCGCTGACCAGATTGATGAAAAAATCCAGCATGCGATTGCACTTGGCAAAGTAGAGCACCTGCTTCATCGAGACTTTCTGACCTTATCTGGTGGAGAAAAGCAACAAGTCTCTCTGGCGGTTCTGTTGGCTATGGATTCGCAGATTATTCTATTGGACGAGCCCTTTGCTTCTGTCGATCAAATAGCACGCAAGCGCTTGATTCATTTACTAGCAGATTTGACAAAAATGGGGAAGACTGTTATTTTATGTGACCATGATCGTAGCCTCTATGCTGACTATGTCGACTGCCTTGTTGAATTAAAAAATGGGGAAATTTTTGAACGAGATGTAGCTCTTTTAAAAAAGGAACTCCCAAGCTATCAGCTGGCACGCGAAAATACCCAGCGAAACCCTCTCTTACAATTACAGCATGTTTCCTGTCAATTTGACAAAAAAATACTTTTTACAATTGAGGACTTTACTTTTCAACAAGGTATTACAACTCTCATCGGAGCTAACGGTGTCGGCAAGTCCACTCTCTTTCGTGCCATTTTGCAATTGCAAAAATACAAAGGTAGCATGCGTTATCAGGGCCGAAAAATTAAGAAGAACAAGAAGTTATATCGCCATATTACTGCCGTTGTTCAAGATGCTGAAAAGCAATTCATTCGGACGACCCCCGCAGAGGAATTAAACCTGCCCTTTCTTTCCAGTGAAAACCAAGCAAAGGTACAAGAAGCCCTGGATTTATTTGGCTTAGAGGACAAAATGGATTCTGGTCTTTTCCACTTGAGCGGCGGACAGAAAAAAATCATTCAATTATTGGCTATCCTGACCTTGGAAAACCCTGTCATACTCATGGACGAGCCTTTTACTGGTTTAGATAAAAAAGCCTGTGATTTTTTTGCTAATTGGATTAAGGAAAAAGCTGCACAACAGAGCTTTATTATCATTTCTCATCGCTTAGAGCCATTAGACGGCATTAGTGATCATTTGGTAGAGCTGACGTCTCACGGGCTGACAGAAAGGAGAGCGCTATGA
- a CDS encoding sensor histidine kinase yields MLEFILIMFIGLLGFLLVRYHVAVRNFSQQIREKRETGSQIRLAPQNHTQTIVELANEVEKLFQEIEQTSFIARQEKKTLDMAISNIAHDIRTPLTIASGCTQQLIKGKEENEQLLKIATNLSVVSNRLEALMEYRRLMEGAVRPQFRQIDISKLVAKQMLSFYDAFQKQGIELQVNLQEGLVIKTDPEILERIVQNMLSNVLKHGKETAQLSLIRKDAAIHLSVKNIVRQPIQHLEKLTNRFYSENLSNTEESSGLGLYITQQLVDILGGDLTMKAKGEWFELLIRL; encoded by the coding sequence ATGCTTGAATTTATACTAATTATGTTCATCGGTCTGCTTGGGTTCTTGCTCGTGCGTTATCATGTTGCGGTCCGTAATTTTTCACAGCAGATTCGTGAGAAACGAGAAACTGGTAGTCAAATTCGTTTGGCACCTCAAAACCACACCCAAACGATTGTTGAGTTGGCAAATGAAGTTGAAAAGCTCTTTCAAGAAATAGAGCAGACAAGTTTTATCGCTCGTCAGGAAAAGAAAACCTTGGATATGGCGATTAGCAATATTGCTCATGATATTCGCACACCCTTGACCATTGCTAGTGGCTGTACCCAACAGCTTATAAAGGGAAAAGAAGAAAATGAACAGCTGTTGAAAATTGCGACCAATCTGTCCGTTGTTTCCAATCGTTTGGAAGCGCTCATGGAATATCGTCGTCTTATGGAAGGGGCTGTTCGACCGCAGTTTCGACAAATAGATATTTCCAAACTGGTTGCAAAGCAAATGCTTTCTTTTTATGATGCCTTTCAAAAGCAAGGAATTGAATTGCAAGTAAATTTGCAGGAGGGGTTAGTAATAAAGACAGATCCAGAAATTTTGGAGCGGATTGTCCAAAATATGCTGAGTAATGTCCTCAAGCATGGAAAGGAAACTGCCCAGCTGTCTTTAATCCGAAAAGATGCGGCTATTCATTTAAGTGTAAAAAACATTGTCCGTCAGCCCATTCAACATTTGGAAAAATTGACCAATCGTTTTTATTCTGAAAACCTCTCTAACACGGAAGAATCTTCTGGTTTGGGACTTTATATCACTCAACAACTGGTAGATATTCTTGGCGGTGATTTAACCATGAAAGCTAAAGGAGAATGGTTTGAATTGCTTATCCGTTTGTGA
- a CDS encoding alpha/beta fold hydrolase: MIDFNRFTLTIVPISFVENKKESLMKIIFLHGLGQDKHSWDKVRELLPQYDTEALDLFYTNNNIITVSQLEQHLCQELQAINEPFVLVGLSLGGTLALKVGQQFPQLQALVLSGTQYKLSSNLLYKLQLLIFSCLPDSLFKKEGLHKKSFVGLLKDLKNLDLSSQLSAIQLPSLIICGSKDWPNLPSSKKLATALPQADFVTLSGGNHTLNTDHPQEMAAMIERFILQNCEI, from the coding sequence ATGATAGATTTTAATAGGTTTACTCTTACAATCGTTCCCATCTCTTTTGTTGAAAATAAAAAGGAATCACTCATGAAAATCATTTTTTTACACGGTCTTGGACAGGATAAACACTCTTGGGATAAAGTCCGTGAACTTCTGCCACAATATGACACCGAGGCTTTAGACCTCTTTTACACAAATAACAACATCATTACAGTCTCTCAGCTAGAACAACACCTTTGTCAGGAACTTCAAGCCATCAACGAACCATTTGTTCTAGTTGGATTGTCTCTCGGTGGAACTCTTGCCTTAAAGGTGGGCCAACAATTTCCTCAGCTCCAAGCACTCGTTTTATCAGGAACTCAATATAAACTAAGCTCCAATCTACTCTATAAACTCCAGCTGCTTATCTTCTCTTGCCTACCAGACTCCCTATTCAAAAAAGAGGGGCTTCATAAAAAATCTTTTGTTGGCCTGTTAAAAGACTTGAAAAATTTAGATTTATCAAGTCAACTAAGTGCAATACAACTTCCCAGCCTCATCATCTGTGGCAGCAAAGATTGGCCTAACCTGCCTTCCTCTAAAAAATTAGCTACAGCTTTACCACAAGCAGATTTTGTGACACTTTCAGGTGGAAATCATACACTTAACACAGACCATCCTCAAGAAATGGCCGCTATGATTGAAAGATTTATCCTACAAAATTGTGAAATCTGA